Genomic segment of Leptolyngbya sp. CCY15150:
TGCTTGCGAGAGTCAAGTAGCTCAATCTTTAAGACCATCAAACTTACATGACTTGCTTATATCGTAGAACCGCTGATTTCAGAGAATCATTGAGTTTTGGAGGATTAAGGAATGCATCGACAAAAGCTTCGCTATCTTCAACACTCAGCTTTAGCGTTTGATGCTTCTGAATGACTCGGTTAGCTTCTGCCTGAACACTTGCAACAACAAAATCTGTCAACGTGCGTCCTTCCAAACTCGCAGCTTTCTGAAGAAGAGCTTTGGTCTCTGGGGTGATGCGAGCTTCGAGTCTCGCCATTTGTTTTGAGGGAGGTGTAGGAGCCATATCGGTGAACCATAAATCTTATACGTCCTATCTTATACGGCAAATTGCCGGATAGCAACTCTGTTCATATGAAGCCAGCAGTTCTCAGCTTGACGATCGCTTTTCTGTGAACTAGAAGAGCGATCGCTCAAACCCGATAAAATTCTAGTGCCGTGACTTAATCAGAAAACACCAATGCCAAAATCCAAAATCTTTGAAGAAGAATACCCAACCATCCATCGCTTTGTTGAAGAAATTGGCTGGATCGAAATTGGGCAGCATGAGATGATTTCTGCCTTTGTCCGAGCATACGACTTGGGCGGCACTGTTTACGAAGGTGAAGACAGCTATCCTAGCTTGGAGGCAGCGCTTCAGGATCTGGAGGCGGGAATTAAATCCTATCTGGATGAGCACGGCATTTAGCGCCGGAAGTGCTCTCTGACATTCGGGTTGTAAGTTCAGGCGAGATGTCATGAGAGTGGAGCGATCG
This window contains:
- a CDS encoding DUF1778 domain-containing protein — encoded protein: MAPTPPSKQMARLEARITPETKALLQKAASLEGRTLTDFVVASVQAEANRVIQKHQTLKLSVEDSEAFVDAFLNPPKLNDSLKSAVLRYKQVM